A single region of the Roseivivax sp. THAF197b genome encodes:
- the cyoE gene encoding heme o synthase has product MTDASLQTAYEDEPQFSDYFALLKPRVMTLVVFTAFVGLLAAPVGVHPFVGFCAILFIAIGGGASGALNMWWDADIDSVMRRTSKRPIPSGRVTGDEALAIGLALSVFSVVFLGLATNWVAAGLLAFTIFFYAVIYTMWLKRATPQNIVIGGAAGAFPPMIGWAAATGGVSVESVLMFALIFMWTPPHFWALALFMRSDYDDAGVPMLTVTHGRPATRRHILIYTVLLAALALAMGVTAVAGPVYLASALVLNALFLKGAVQIWRRDEDMAEADNYLVERKFFKLSLLYLFAHFGAILADQALARVGLTWEVFL; this is encoded by the coding sequence ATGACCGACGCATCGCTGCAAACCGCCTATGAGGACGAACCGCAATTCAGCGACTATTTCGCGCTGCTGAAGCCGCGCGTGATGACGCTTGTGGTGTTCACGGCCTTTGTCGGCCTGCTGGCCGCACCGGTCGGCGTGCATCCCTTCGTCGGTTTCTGCGCGATCCTGTTCATCGCGATCGGCGGTGGCGCCTCCGGCGCGCTCAACATGTGGTGGGATGCGGATATCGATTCGGTGATGCGCCGCACGTCGAAGCGCCCGATTCCCTCGGGCCGCGTCACCGGCGACGAGGCGTTGGCCATCGGCTTGGCCCTGTCGGTCTTTTCGGTGGTGTTCCTAGGCCTCGCGACCAACTGGGTCGCTGCAGGCCTCCTGGCCTTCACCATCTTCTTCTATGCCGTGATCTACACGATGTGGCTGAAGCGCGCGACGCCGCAGAACATCGTCATCGGCGGTGCGGCAGGCGCCTTCCCCCCGATGATCGGCTGGGCCGCGGCCACGGGCGGCGTTTCCGTTGAATCGGTGCTGATGTTCGCGCTGATCTTCATGTGGACGCCCCCGCATTTCTGGGCGCTCGCCCTCTTCATGCGCTCCGACTACGACGATGCGGGCGTGCCGATGCTGACCGTGACCCATGGCCGCCCGGCCACGCGACGTCACATCCTGATCTACACCGTTCTGCTGGCCGCACTGGCGCTCGCGATGGGCGTGACCGCCGTTGCAGGCCCGGTCTACCTCGCCTCCGCGCTGGTGCTGAACGCGCTGTTCCTCAAGGGCGCCGTCCAGATCTGGCGCCGCGATGAGGACATGGCCGAGGCGGACAACTACCTCGTGGAGCGCAAGTTCTTCAAACTGTCGCTGCTCTATCTCTTCGCACATTTTGGCGCGATCCTCGCCGATCAGGCGCTGGCGCGCGTCGGACTGACCTGGGAGGTCTTCCTATGA